One Vigna unguiculata cultivar IT97K-499-35 chromosome 7, ASM411807v1, whole genome shotgun sequence genomic region harbors:
- the LOC114191247 gene encoding uncharacterized protein LOC114191247, which translates to MRQRRWMEFLKDYDFELLYHSGKANVVADALSRKTVHTAHLMIKEVELLEEERQLLDASLDRVREQLGSEEARDFALSDDGILRFRGRVCIPDDAEGMKKDVAQFVSACLTCQKAKVEHQRPGGILQPLEILLRKYVFDLAHVLEAEDIQIREDLTVEVLPIALEDSKENSGEACYSRPSEPVSPR; encoded by the exons atgaggcagaggaggtggatggagttcCTGAAGGATTACGACTTCGAGCTCTTATATCACtcggggaaggcaaatgtggtggcagatgctttgagtaggaagacggtacaTACGGCACATCTAatgataaaagaggtagaacTACTAGAGGa ggagaggcagttgttggatgctAGTCTGGACAGGGTTAGAGAACAACTTGGATCAGAGGAAGCTAGAGACTTTGCTTTgagtgatgatggcatactgaggtttcgGGGCAGAGTATGTATACCCGATGATGCGGAG ggaatgaagaaggatgtggcacaGTTTGTATCAGCTTGTCTGacttgtcagaaggcgaaggtggaacACCAGAGACCCGGGGGAATCCTACAGCCTTTGGAAATacta ctgaggaagtatgtattcGATTTGGCCCATGTGTTGGAAGcggaggatatacagatcagggaagaccTCACCGTGGAAGTACTACCCATAgctcttgaggatagcaag